TATGTTGTGTTTGAGTCAGATGTAAGGCACTATAGGCACATATATCCAGGGTTCATTTATTTCATTGGTTGCTGCTTCAAATCAAGAGTGTTCAATTCTTAGGCTTGCGTTTAAAGACGCTACATACATTGGTGTGTGAAACAGCTGCCTTAATATGCTGACGTCACAATCGTCACCGATTCATAGAGAGCAAAAATATTAGATATTATAAAATCTGATGTGTTAAAATTTCCACACAAACTCCTGCTCATATTATGCACCACCATGGCATAGTTTCCACCATGCCATGAAGTACTCAAATACTTCTTGAAGAGAAATGCAATATAGAAGGTAAATGTTAAGTGTCTTGTGTGATAGTCgcgcattttgtttttcttttttctgtcttATAAAGGAGGTGGTCAATGCTGGGCCTTATTGGGATATAATTGTTTCGTTTAATCTATCTTTGTAATAATGTATCAGATAAAGTATTTGTCTGTTTGCTTGATTGTGGAAAATAAAGTTTAAGTTGAAGCTTTTCAAACCATAACTGATTTTGGTACAAGGCAAGGGTTTGGTAGACTGTTTCTTGACATGGCAACTGTTTCATCTGATTTTACTgatagtttcaaaataattattcgtGAAGTAGCTGTAGATTCAATACACTATACAAACACTGCAATGACATATTTGTTTTCATATCAGGTTTCTTGGACACATGCTTTGAGGACAATAGTAAAGAATTGCTATAAGCATCATGGTCGTGAAGATCTGCTTCCAATATTTGGCCCAGACAGTAAGGACATGAAAGAGGAAGGCCAGCATGTAACAATAGCTGCCTCGCAGCATGCTACGCTACTCCCATCACACACAGTGGTACAGACTATCAACAACCCTGATGGCACAGTATCCTTGATACAGGTGGACACTGGCAATACAGTGGCAACACTCACTGCAGATGTAGCAGTAAGTTCATTTCCCCTTTGCTCTGAATTTTTTTGTTAAAGatagtttaaaattcaaaatttttgttgTCTTTTGCCCCTAGAACCTGTGAGGACCTAACACCTCAGGCCATGCATAAAGTTTTAGATtagatgtacattgtacattcgAATGCAATCTGTGTGTCCACAAGCATACGATGCTGTATTTAACAATACCTATACCTTTGTACGGGAACCACCCGTAGCAGTAACGTATACCGTATGCGAACGCAAGTTGAAGTGGCTAAACATTGCTGTTTAATTTTGTAATGTTGAGTCACAATGGCTAAActggacattcctcatgaaaaAATCCTGTAATTAGACAATCTTTAGCTTGatttcattgttgaaagggattcaatcatgtttaacCGTCCACCACCTTTTAACAACTCGTATCCGGCACATCTACCTGGTTTACGCAGAAGCATCATTGTTAAacgatgatgaacaacggtgaaacacaTTGAATCtctaaatgttttcataaccaaTAGGTGTTAGTTGAAGTTGACCAACCACACAGCATAATGTTGTATCCAGGAAATGTGTCTTGAGCTTCCGTGAAGTATGCAAACTGACGTATTTGGGGCTCAAGCAAACTGCTAAAAgaaaattttgagagagaaaaagtCAGGACTCGGCAGTCTAACCACTGCACTACCTTAGTTCACAgttggtactcgggcaatctcaacttacaTCCCCATGATAAtgctctcattgtgtctcagcggccaattataatattaaataatgaaggaggcggcctatatccTTAACCCTGGCatggcgtaagacaatgcgagacacaaattaatatatgcaagGATTGGGAAAAcaatgcaagcccgagaaattatgatttaaataacGTAACCAAGTGCAAGTTTTGCTGACAAACAAAATTGAATCATTTTACAGAGCCAATTGTCTTGCCCATCACATTGATATTTATGTACAACAAGCAACTGATAAAATCAAATGTATGGCACAAGATTGATCAACTTTATTTAAATATTGCCAGTCAAAATGGTGTAAGTGATGTAAATTCTAGTAGATCCTACTTAGTGTACTCAAAACATCCATGCTGAGATTCAATGTTAAATTCTGATACACCATTAACATAGAGAGATAtagagaaataaaacaaaccactCTTATTTTATTTGCAGCTTTCAAATTCAAGTATTAAATTGCCAATTTGCtttattttaatcattttacaGAGCCAATTTCAGAAGAGTACGGCAGGCAGAGGTGATACACAGTATATTCAAATGGTAAGTTACAACACTACAAACTCATGAATCGCTTCCATCTTTCCTATCTGATTTTCCTTGTAAATAGTAAGCATTGACACACTTGTCACTAAAGTCATGCAGGGAATTTGAACAAGATAAGGAGCAGTTCATAAGCATGGTCAATTGTTCAAAGGCTTCCAGATGAATATGGATGGCTTGTGTCTTGTTACAAAACCAAGTCGAATATTGAGAATCAAAATGGTGTAAGTGATGTAAATTCTAGTAGATCCTACTTAGTGTACTCAAAACATCCATGCTGAGATACAATGTTAAATTCTGATACACCATTAACATAGAGAGATAtagagaaataaaacaaaccactCTTATTTTATTTGCAGCTTACTAATATTAGATTAGACCAGTAATGGGAAGCAATGGAAATTCGTGGGTTTATACATGCTTGCAAATCCCAGATGCATCCAGAGTCAAGTTGGCTATTTCTTTTTATTCCGCCATTTCTCTTGTTTAATAGTTAACTAAAAAGATTTTGCTATTACACAGGTTCAGCATGTCCAGCAAGTTGCCCAAATGCCACAGGTGCAACAAATCCAGCTGTCACAAATACCAATGCAGACACAGCAACAAGAAGCCACACAAGCAGTACAGACACTAGCAGAAGTAGCCGCAGCCACACAGGGAGAGACAGTAACATCATTACCCCAAGCACCACAGGCCACGCCCGTAGACATGAACACAAGCGAAGCTGCAGCACAAGCTGTAGCAACGTTAGCGGAAGCCACCCTATCTGACGGGGCTCAGATTATGCTTTCAGGAGATGGACAGACAATGGGCACAATCACAGGAGTGCAAGATGGCCAGAGTGAGTTGAAAGTGAAAAGCTTGCAAGTCTAATGTATTTAAAATAAGGAATGTGTTGCAAGTGCCCATCACAATGATATTTATGTACAACAAGCAATTGATAAATCAGTTGTATGACACAAGATGGAACATGAACAACTTTATTTAAATATTGCCAGTCAAAATGGTGTAAGTGATGTAAATTCTAGTAGATCCTACTTAGTGTACTCAAAACATACATGCTGAGATTCAATGTTAAATTCTGATACACCATTAACAAAGAGAGagataaagaaataaaacaaaccactcttatttgtagcttTCTAATATTAGATTGCCAATTTTTCTTTGCTTTATTTCCTTAGGTATAGTGATCCCATCGTCTATGTATCAGACAATAGTGACCAGCATGCCTGATGCCCAAGTCATTACATCCAATGCAAGCATAGGAGGTCAACAGGTCCAGATAGTGAGGGCAGGGCCACATCAGACAGTACAGGTAACAAATGGCGGTGCACAGGCATTAGAATTCAAGCAAGGGGGTCATCAGACAGTACAGGTAACAAATACTAGCGGACAGGTTATAGAATCATGCATTGTAGATGCCCACGGTCAACCAGTGCAAATAGTGACGGCAGGCCCAGATCAAACTGTACAGGCGACAAATGATGGACAGACAATTGACTTCAAGAATGAACAGACATCGGTAGCCAGTATTGTACCCACAGCCACTCAAGCAGTCGAGGTCGTAGCGATGGAAACGGAAACAAGTCAGACACAATCACAACAAGATTCATGATGACGATTTCTTCAGAAGTTTCAGCAATCAAATTCATTAGTATCTATTAGTTAATCTTGCTATTCGCCGTTTTAGTGAAAACGTCATACCTAATTTACTGGTCCACGCTTAGTTTGAATACCTGTTAGCAACCAATTGACTTTGTGTCGTGATCATTTTGatcctattgtctgtccaattaacttagacacccagtttttgtgacttatttgaaaaaatatacactttcaaagaaagtcatgaaagaaaagtgttaacattcgcttagacctaacgggatttttgtgtttccaaagcattgagtgagagtttgccagaaattctattgaaattggaaggtttttctcaacactttaaaaataatccggtagaagttgggtaccattattttggaaggtctcattatacagatttgtaggtatggtgattttggatagtgaatggatgaatagcaaattaattatactcctcaccaaaaacattttataaaaatgaaaaatataattcaggtcataaaatgcagacagtgtttctaattggcatatatttattcttagtgtattaactcagtgatcccagctatccctcaaccaattacatcAATTCGGCGcagtatttgaatcttcttctgtgcatgcttttggcttggcacaattctaagaaaatacaaattgtatgccatatgaatgttctgatgttattggtgaggagtataattcacaatacactctactccagacgcatagtaacttgccctatcatttgttatattcagtatcgaagttacgtaatgttactatgtcaacgggatcacgcgctagagtaatgaaccacgatcgaaatgatcaccacataaagtatatggcactcgaaggcataccaaagtagcgtgatccggtaaccaagagaattacgtaaccacttcgatgctgaattgcaccaactgtgacatcttttgagttatagaggttgtgcatgaaattattgattgtctccaaacaaaggatgtgaaccggtgtccttcaccgaaatcatggcacagtgtagtccattcaatcaaatattgtcatcaacctatttgaacgtagtgtatttgttatcgTGTGACGACCTCTCATgcgtagattgcaaacatgcttttgttgaatgcatttgagtagaccgccattattgtgaattagtaaaaggatcaaagaaaaagggtggaatcactgatcaatatgcatgattacaatgttcaaacaccccttactgtaaatagaatatcccatcaaaagtttcaagtcattaggaatattcggctggacccagatatcttgctgtaaattggtcaaaattgaataaaagtagacaaggaagaatatttttttatcgctttactaataatttctgttaggtctgaccgtgtttagccacttttctttcatgactttttgctaaagtgaaaacttttcgaaatatatcctaaaaaccgggtgtctaagttatttggacagacaatagttccGAACACAGATAACGTGAACCAATTAACCTGGCAACAATCTTCACACTACGTCGGCGAATTGTAAAGGTGCATCCAATTTGTTAAATTTGGTACTATTTTATCTTGCTAACAAAGGGTAGGGAGCAAGAGAAAGTTTTACCAATTATGTGTGTACTCTTGCTATATTTAATTCCTGGACACAACCTGTACAATTTGAAAGCAATGTGTGTCTACAAGCATTCCATATGCATATGATGCAGTAAGCTATGCACAAAGTAAAGTTGTTACTAGGCAGTCAGTCGCTATTATTTGACACAATGCTCAGCACATACACTTTTGTCCAAGAATTAAAAATAGCAACAGTAGTTTGCATAATATTGAATATATTATGCTGTGTGAACTCAAATGGTCAAATATTTGTAATGTCTGGCGTGagatatctacctccagtcagctgcactagctttgaagttcagcgtgttctgcgttagcttagtgTTACATGGTGCCACTGCCTGTACATACTTTTATGCGCACAATCAAAGTggcgcatatgtacacgcaagaaacaacACAGCACATGCTGAAGCTAGTGTCTCTGACTGGAGATAGATATAGCACATGTTGCAACAGAACACGGCCTAGAATTCTGACATGAATATGTGAATTgattcttgcaaagattctcATGGCAAGATTGGCGGCAATCAAATGATTGCTGAAAAGTCAATTGCAGTATCAAGACTACACTGGCTTTCCGAAAAGAATGACATGCTCTTGCTTTGATTAATGCGAGTGAGCTTATGCTGTGCTTAGTGTGCCCTTGACCCCACTAACATGTTACGCTGtgtacgctctcaaaatgtaaacaagactGCCAATCTTTTCTGCCAGCAAGTCTAATTCTGGTACTTCATGACAAAATTCACACCATGTCTTgggatggggtgggtgtgtgCCGTAATTAATATCTTTTGAATTTTGAGagatcagggtttttttttttcaaattcattttaaaaagtagttctcataataattatatgaatattaattacgaTTGAGTATTTGAAATTATCAGTGATGTGGTTAAAGTTTTCTTTGTTCTTTGTAACTTTGAATTTGTAATGTTAAACTATTACTAAAGCATTAAATGTCAAAAACTGTTAGTGCTTGTTTTTTCTGTATGCCAGTCAAACTTGACCGATTTCTGTATTGCATGAAAAAGAGCATATTTTTTCCCAACAGCTGTCATGTATATCATGAATGTGTGTTGTAGACTTAAATCAATTTGTATGAATTTCTGCAAGCAAGGTAATTTCCATATTAGAAATGAGTACTGACAGTATTTTTAGACTGCAATATTCCAGCAGTTAGATTACTAATTCATTCCTTGTGTCAATTCCTCATGGAGTGGACAGTTTATAACAGTATTGATATTTTACCAAGGTGATTGGTGATAATGCATAATTCTAACAAACAATGATCTTTTGTATCTTGTAGcattttgcattgaaatttgcaatgattagcaattgtttaaaatttaaaaatacctTGCACATGCATTGCCATGTGTAGATGGGTAGgcctacaatatactgtgtgtgaattgccaaatgttcacagggcagctattgcacttacccatttctgacACTAGGCAGGCTAGATGCCACTTTTAGGgtttttttgtgagtccaaatccctgtcattttatttattttgagctcatttGGGGGCTTTTTGGCATGTATTTACATTCAAatgaatatgtgaccagctccaacaaaaccggaacaagtcgccagatatGCTTTTTGAGTTAAATGCCATTAAAGATGACATtctcacccaaaaaaaatatcaaattttggaattcttaatttcatggtatttgattgTGGGACTAAGTGATCTTCAAATCCTCGTAATTatcaaaaagaggtttatttaatcaattgaaatcatttgaactatgataatccctattcaaacCTGTGTAAGTTAGGAAACTTAATTGGCCCATTAGTCCAGGAGCAggatcccacagggggcctaaataaggacttggttcaccctccactacatacaaggtttgacaccataggtagttagtatggaccctctagatcactgctaggtaggtagtggactcaaattgtggtatcactttttttttacaggtcattttatgtatggacgtataatcgcataaattcaccaaaaataggacaaatttaaggggtaggggaaatataaactccaagaactcaacttttactcataataatgaatttattttggtatgaatatgtagctaattgattgttctaactgcctagtattatttgaaagcaaacctaggtttcatttgatcatgatttgaagtggccagtccatacactagtgaaaaatcagatgtttcacaacaatgcgtagggtgggtgtttttgtgacattggcttcaaattttactattgtgccaatttctattttcaaaattaattatgtttccattttttaattttgtttttaatatcaagcatatctaggcaaactttgatgttctggttcaaatatttatgtatgtgcatgtttgcttgcatgttggtttgtgttgtgtgggtttcgggtaggtgtgtgtgggtatgtgggggtgggtgcggggtgtgtatagggttcagggttgcggtgttttacatgtcttaatatgtcactcggctgaagtATATAAGTTCTatcaacaaaatttgtttggtaagttgccattcatgtaatattttgaatatttatatgtgtggggtgagatcaaccgctgtttgtcaggaaactagactgaaaatgtaaaaaaatagttacttttcctcatgtagcagcgtgtgtaaccatattaaggggtaggggaaatataaaccatcataactcaacttcaactcatgataatgaattcattttggaattaatatgtagctaattgattgttcaaacatgttagtattattttaaagcaaagaaaacattaattgtcaggtagatagccataaaatgtgagaaaatgttacttttctatgtataaccatgtcaaatatggcattacttagggtaggggaaataaaaaccaccataactcaacctttactcataataatgaattcattttgaatcaacatgtagctaattgattgctctaactttccagtattatttttaacagaaaaaccataagatagacataaaatatgataaaaatgttaattttccaatgtgtcatagcgtaaaatttgacaatattaaaggttaggggacgtacaaaccaacgtaactcgacatttattcattataattcattcattttggcattaatatatagctttttggttgttgtaatctttcaaagcaaaataaccattaattgttagctgaAAAGACATAAAGtgttaaaaaatgtcaatttttcatgtgtagtaccgtaaaatgtgacaatattaaggtgtaggggacattcaaatcacccaaactcaagttttactgatgaaaatggattcattttggtatcaatatgtagctatttgatagttctaactttctagtattattttaaaagcaattaagccattagttgtccggtagatagacataaaatgtatgaaaatgttaatattcaatgtctaacagcgtaaaatatgacaatattaaggggtaagggacatacatatcacccaaactcaagttttactgatgaaaatgaattcattttggtatcaatatgtagctatttgatagttctaaccttctagtattattttaaaagcaattaagccattagttgtctggtagatagacataaaatgcatgaaaatgttaatattcaatatctaacagcgtaaaatatgacaatattaaggggtaggggacatacaaatcaccaaaactcaagttttactgatgaaagtgaattcattttggtatcaatatgtagctatttgatagttctaactttctagtattattttaaaagcaattaagccattagttgtccggtagatagacataaaatgtatgaaaatgttaatattcaatgtctaacagcgtaaaatatgacaatattaaggggtaagggacatacatatcacccaaactcaagttttactgatgaaaatgaattcattttggtatcaatatgtagctatttgatagttctaaccttctagtattattttaaaagcaattaagccattagttgcctggtagatagacataaaatgcatgaaaatgttaatattcaatgtctaacagcg
The Amphiura filiformis chromosome 3, Afil_fr2py, whole genome shotgun sequence DNA segment above includes these coding regions:
- the LOC140149041 gene encoding DNA-binding protein P3A2-like; protein product: MMISDQDHDQDGDVSPPSSPDTPFDESDLLSTSCTDDVTAQLVAAGPIGIAAAAAIATGKKRKRPHTFETNPSIRKRQQTRLIRKLKNTIDEYTTRVGQQAVVVCCTPGKQDSYFKVFGAAPLENVVRSVKSVIIGELENALSQQAMAPPIENPNLYELPPLLIDGIPVPVDQMTQAQLRAFIPLMLKYSTGRGKPGWGKESCRPVWWPSDLPWANVRSDVRTEDERRRVSWTHALRTIVKNCYKHHGREDLLPIFGPDSKDMKEEGQHVTIAASQHATLLPSHTVVQTINNPDGTVSLIQVDTGNTVATLTADVASQFQKSTAGRGDTQYIQMVQHVQQVAQMPQVQQIQLSQIPMQTQQQEATQAVQTLAEVAAATQGETVTSLPQAPQATPVDMNTSEAAAQAVATLAEATLSDGAQIMLSGDGQTMGTITGVQDGQSIVIPSSMYQTIVTSMPDAQVITSNASIGGQQVQIVRAGPHQTVQVTNGGAQALEFKQGGHQTVQVTNTSGQVIESCIVDAHGQPVQIVTAGPDQTVQATNDGQTIDFKNEQTSVASIVPTATQAVEVVAMETETSQTQSQQDS